A single Arachidicoccus sp. BS20 DNA region contains:
- a CDS encoding DUF420 domain-containing protein, with the protein MLQAAIQKNDKKAKWLIGIVSAVIFGAVVVLDRHIIHPTFTLFDVRYFALANAVINTLVTICLLAALWAVKRKKFELHRNFMFAAIILSVLFLLSYICHHLFAGDTVYGGTGAIRYVYYFILISHIALVTIMLPFILFTAYRGLTGEWAKHKKIARYTFPSWLYISVTGPIIYFMIAPYYH; encoded by the coding sequence ATGTTACAGGCTGCTATTCAGAAGAATGATAAGAAAGCAAAATGGTTGATTGGAATTGTATCTGCGGTTATTTTTGGTGCAGTTGTGGTTTTGGACAGGCACATTATCCATCCGACTTTTACGTTGTTTGATGTGCGGTATTTTGCGCTGGCAAATGCCGTGATTAATACGCTTGTTACTATCTGCTTACTCGCAGCATTGTGGGCTGTGAAGCGAAAGAAATTTGAGCTGCACCGCAATTTTATGTTTGCGGCAATTATTCTATCCGTATTATTCTTATTGTCGTATATCTGTCATCATTTGTTTGCCGGCGATACGGTTTATGGCGGCACAGGTGCAATTCGTTACGTGTATTATTTTATTCTCATTTCACACATTGCGTTGGTAACAATTATGTTGCCGTTTATATTGTTTACTGCTTATCGCGGATTGACAGGCGAATGGGCAAAGCATAAAAAAATAGCGCGCTATACATTTCCATCGTGGTTATATATTTCGGTTACGGGACCAATTATTTATTTTATGATTGCTCCTTATTATCATTAA
- a CDS encoding SCO family protein: MNKKALAAIAVALFIPLVGYLLLKYAGENAVDVPRNYIYDSVVTKTDNGKIYDDTVWHTVENIRLVNQLGDTVQLYDIKNKAIVMDFFFTSCGSICPTLTHNMRMLQKSFEKGSHSQSVQNDADGANRVQFISFSIDPERDSVARLKKYADRYGVNNDNWWFLTGNKDSIYNFIYEQLKVDKYDDTIPISPDFPHTGRFVLLDRDHHIRGYYDGLDTAEALPKLAHDIGVLMVEKDREHPAALPFDPVEMGICFAITIVIVLLLARIIFKKKKNINNK; this comes from the coding sequence ATGAACAAAAAAGCATTAGCTGCAATTGCAGTAGCCTTATTTATTCCCCTTGTTGGTTATCTGTTATTGAAGTATGCCGGCGAGAACGCAGTAGATGTGCCGCGCAATTATATTTATGATTCGGTCGTTACCAAAACCGATAATGGCAAAATATACGACGATACTGTTTGGCATACCGTGGAGAATATCCGTTTGGTTAATCAGCTTGGCGATACCGTGCAATTGTATGATATAAAGAATAAAGCCATTGTAATGGATTTCTTTTTTACAAGCTGCGGTTCTATTTGTCCCACGCTTACGCACAATATGCGGATGCTCCAAAAGTCATTTGAAAAAGGCAGTCACTCCCAGTCTGTACAAAATGATGCAGATGGCGCTAACCGTGTACAGTTTATTTCTTTTAGTATCGATCCTGAGCGTGACAGCGTTGCACGACTGAAAAAATATGCCGACAGATATGGTGTGAACAACGATAACTGGTGGTTTCTGACGGGCAATAAGGATTCGATTTACAACTTTATTTATGAGCAGTTAAAGGTAGATAAGTATGACGATACCATTCCCATTAGCCCCGATTTTCCGCATACGGGAAGGTTTGTATTGCTGGACAGAGACCATCACATTCGCGGCTACTACGATGGCTTGGATACAGCAGAGGCTTTGCCGAAACTTGCGCATGACATTGGTGTATTGATGGTGGAAAAAGACCGTGAACATCCGGCAGCACTACCTTTCGATCCGGTGGAGATGGGTATTTGTTTTGCGATTACCATTGTGATTGTTCTATTGCTGGCGCGTATTATTTTTAAAAAGAAAAAAAATATCAACAATAAATAA